From one Sesamum indicum cultivar Zhongzhi No. 13 linkage group LG13, S_indicum_v1.0, whole genome shotgun sequence genomic stretch:
- the LOC105176101 gene encoding late embryogenesis abundant protein At3g53040-like, with protein sequence MAAARGTVLVVLWLTVVMSMGRCWAENLEEMEQSASKVMEEAKESAGSWADWAANKFHEGFGGNAEGTPDAGQKFVVKAQEAASKSTDTLNSAAYETSKYASEKANEAAETASEKIGDGKKYASEKASAAKHKASDMVEGAKKSGKHVAKDAYESASDKAGKASDLAREAKHKTKGKAHEASDKATRAMDSTADAAHDAKEKVKEKAQDASHSASKKAHNAKKAASDMEDAASKKVKEETHGAKSKAKDTASDAKDSASGTASRATEVVKDKAKAAYSSVSNKADEALKTTKEKAGAAKEKVADAMSSGKHKVSDTAETAKTKVEDTYKSAKETVSP encoded by the exons ATGGCGGCGGCCAGGGGAACGGTGTTAGTGGTGCTATGGCTCACGGTGGTGATGTCGATGGGGCGGTGCTGGGCGGAGAACTTGGAAGAGATGGAGCAGTCGGCTTCCAAGGTCATGGAGGAAGCCAAAGAATCCGCTGGTTCTTGGGCTGATTGGGCTGCCAATAAGTTCCATGA GGGATTTGGAGGGAATGCAGAAGGTACACCAGATGCAGGTCAAAAATTCGTGGTGAAAGCCCAGGAAGCGGCTTCCAAGTCAACTGATACACTCAACTCTGCTGCATACG AAACATCAAAATACGCTTCTGAGAAGGCCAACGAGGCGGCAGAAACGGCTTCTGAGAAGATCGGTGATGGGAAGAAGTACGCTTCAGAGAAGGCGAGTGCAGCCAAGCATAAGGCATCCGATATGGTTGAAGGTGCAAAAAAAAGTGGGAAGCATGTGGCAAAGGACGCCTATGAGTCGGCATCCGACAAGGCGGGCAAAGCTTCGGATTTGGCTAGAGAGGCTAAGCATAAAACGAAAGGTAAAGCTCATGAGGCCTCTGATAAGGCCACTCGAGCGATGGACAGCACTGCCGATGCTGCCCATGATGccaaagaaaaagtaaaagagaaGGCGCAAGACGCCTCCCACAGTGCGTCTAAGAAAGCCCACAACGCCAAGAAAGCGGCATCTGATATGGAAGATGCTGCGTCCAAGAAGGTGAAGGAAGAGACTCATGGTGCTAAATCGAAGGCTAAAGATACAGCATCGGATGCGAAGGATTCTGCCTCAGGCACGGCCAGCCGGGCCACAGAAGTGGTGAAAGATAAAGCAAAGGCTGCGTACAGTTCCGTGTCTAACAAGGCGGACGAAGCCCTCAAAACGACCAAAGAGAAGGCGGGTGCTGCCAAAGAGAAGGTGGCGGATGCAATGTCGAGTGGGAAACACAAAGTTTCCGATACCGCTGAGACGGCCAAAACGAAGGTTGAGGATACGTACAAGTCGGCTAAGGAGACCGTGTCTCCTTAA
- the LOC105176098 gene encoding anaphase-promoting complex subunit 10 isoform X2, with the protein MAESSEGEEEGKLTGGNQQLMVDDDLREMGKKAAWSVSSCKPGNGVASLRDDNLDTYWQSDGAQPHLVNIQFQKKVKLQLVVLYVDFKLDESYTPSKISIRAGDGFHNLKEIKAVELAKPTGWMYISLSGSDPRETFVNTFMLQIAVLSNHLNGRDTHVRQIKVYGPRPNPIPHQPFQFTSTEFITYSTLR; encoded by the exons ATGGCGGAATCGTCCGAGGGGGAGGAGGAAGGGAAGTTGACGGGAGGGAACCAGCAGCTGATGGTGGACGATGACCTCCGGGAGATGGGAAAGAAGGCAGCTTGGAGCGTCAGCTCCTGCAAGCCCGGAAACGGGGTCGCTTCCCTCCGAGACGACAATCTCGATACCTACTGGCA GTCAGATGGTGCACAGCCTCATCTAGTGAATATCCAGTTCCAGAAGAAAGTTAAACTTCAATTAGTTGTTCTTTACGTCGATTTCAAGCTTGATGAGAGCTACACACCTAGTAAGATCTCAATTCGTGCTGGCGATGGTTTCCACAACTTGAAG GAGATAAAAGCAGTGGAGCTTGCTAAGCCAACTGGCTGGATGTACATCTCATTGTCTGGGAGTGATCCAAG GGAAACTTTTGTGAATACTTTCATGTTGCAAATAGCAGTATTGTCTAATCATCTGAATGGAAGGGATACTCATGTGCGCCAAATCAAAGTTTATGGGCCTCGACC GAATCCCATCCCACACCAACCATTTCAGTTCACTTCGACTGAGTTCATTACTTACTCTACTCTCAGGTGA
- the LOC105176099 gene encoding VHS domain-containing protein At3g16270-like: MQQSRRAVESYWRSRLIDGATDEEDKVTPVYKLEEICSLLRSSNESVVKEVSGFILKRLEHKSPVVKHKALRIIKYAVGKSGAEFRREMQRHSVAVRQLIHYKGQPDPLKGDALNKAVRETAQEALSLLFSSDDSAASTTESSLGSRIQGFGNTNYEMPSEDKKSFISEVVDIGSATIRQGLSSLRQSPSLRKTTDGGCYKGPNLRRSLTQKTNYSDQYEGIDPPTETYDSSRFSNNAGSGTWGQHVNASEAETSGADSGSTYGHKTREEKLLETIVTAGGVRLQPTRDALHIFLVEASKLNALSLGHAIETKLRSPPWQVRMKAICVLEAVLRNKQDANFSVIASYFGGNKDAVVQCSKSPQASLREKATKVLSLLGCEQSGEVNHVRESTEMSQPAVMPDLIDASGANDLAGIEDSNKTLNEPKISNAAASTAPLIDDLLDGNFSGNVSTPLKSDDDPFADVSFHMRQDKDHAADVFSRMAVDKSGAMKSHMGAHRTESEPFYLFSSSSEVFQEHGSPRKDISNLMDGLSINGNGPIIKKNESNAEQGSDVLNSEVASQAAAVDANPMFPLGAMAHNFPSGFMYNPGFASQPMNYSAMGSLFAQQQLLATMTTFQQLGNLQSSTINTTANSKGGKFSPLPNVFNPVIVTQPPTSMMNGSKREETKAFDFISEHLASLHDSKRV; the protein is encoded by the exons ATGCAGCAGAGCAGGAGGGCAGTAGAGTCGTACTGGAGGTCGCGATTAATCGACGGTGCGACGGACGAGGAGGATAAGGTTACTCCGGTGTACAAGTTGGAGGAAATTTGCAGTCTGCTGAGGTCTTCGAATGAATCCGTCGTCAAAGAAGTCTCCGGATTCATCCTCAAGCGCCTCGAACATAAATCACCTGTAGTAAAGCACAAG GCATTGAGGATCATCAAATATGCTGTGGGAAAGTCAGGTGCAGAGTTCAGAAGGGAGATGCAGAGGCATTCTGTTGCTGTACGTCAGTTAATCCACTACAAGGGCCAGCCAGATCCTCTGAAAGGTGATGCACTGAACAAAGCTGTACGTGAAACAGCACAGGAGGCACTATCGCTCTTATTTTCATCAGATGATAGTGCAGCTTCAACAACAGAAAGTAGCCTTGGCAGTAGGATTCAAGGATTTGGAAATACCAACTATGAAATGCCATCAGAAGATAAAAAGTCCTTTATCAGTGAGGTTGTTGACATTGGCAGTGCAACAATTAGACAGGGACTGAGTAGTTTGAGACAATCCCCGTCCCTGAGGAAAACTACTGATGGTGGGTGTTACAAAGGTCCTAATCTTCGGCGATCTCTGACTCAGAAGACTAATTATTCTGATCAATATGAAGGAATTGACCCACCTACGGAAACTTATGACTCTTCTCGCTTCTCCAATAATGCTGGGTCTGGAACTTGGGGTCAACATGTAAATGCATCTGAGGCAGAAACAAGTGGTGCAGACTCTGGCTCAACTTATGGTCATAAGACTCGTGAGGAGAAATTGTTGGAGACTATCGTGACAGCTGGTGGCGTTAGGCTACAGCCTACTCGGGATGCACTTCATATTTTCCTGGTGGAGGCCTCAAAATTAAATGCTTTGTCATTAGGACATGCTATTGAAACAAAGCTGAGATCTCCTCCGTGGCAG GTTCGCATGAAAGCCATCTGTGTCCTTGAGGCAGTATTGAGGAATAAACAGGATGCAAATTTTTCAGTTATTGCATCGTATTTTGGTGGAAACAAAGATGCAGTGGTGCAATGTTCCAAATCACCCCAAGCATCTTTGCGGGAGAAAGCAACTAAG GTGTTGAGTCTTCTAGGTTGTGAACAAAGTGGTGAAGTTAATCATGTAAGAGAATCAACAGAGATGTCTCAGCCTGCAGTGATGCCAGATTTGATAGATGCTAGTGGCGCAAATGATCTTGCCGGCATTGAAGACTCCAATAAAACACTGAATGagccaaaaatttcaaatgcaGCAGCTTCTACCGCTCCACTGATTGATGACTTACTTGATGGAAATTTTAGTGGTAATGTGAGCACCCCGCTGAAAAGTGATGATGACCCATTTGCAGATGTCTCCTTTCACATGAGACAGGATAAAGACCATGCTGCTGATGTATTTTCTCGAATGGCTGTTGATAAGTCAGGAGCCATGAAATCCCATATGGGCGCTCATAGAACTGAATCTGAACCTTTCTACCTTTTCAGTTCAAGTTCTGAAGTCTTCCAAGAACATGGGAGTCCTAGAAAAGATATTTCCAACTTGATGGATGGTTTGTCTATAAATGGAAATGGTccaattataaagaaaaacgaaAGCAATGCTGAGCAGGGGAGCGATGTCCTAAACAGCGAAGTTGCTTCTCAAGCTGCTGCAGTTGACGCCAATCCCATGTTTCCTTTGGGTGCCATGGCTCATAATTTTCCATCTGGATTCATGTACAATCCAGGATTTGCTTCGCAGCCAATGAATTATAGTGCCATGGGGAGTCTCTTTGCTCAACAGCAGCTCCTAGCTACAATGACAACCTTCCAGCAACTAGGGAATCTACAATCAAGTACTATTAATACCACTGCCAATTCTAAGGGAGGAAAATTTTCACCCCTTCCAAATGTTTTTAATCCTGTCATAGTTACTCAGCCTCCTACTTCAATGATGAACGGCTCCAAAAGAGAGGAGACTAAagcatttgattttatctcG GAACATCTTGCTTCACTTCATGACTCGAAGCGTGTGTGA
- the LOC105176098 gene encoding anaphase-promoting complex subunit 10 isoform X1, with protein sequence MAESSEGEEEGKLTGGNQQLMVDDDLREMGKKAAWSVSSCKPGNGVASLRDDNLDTYWQSDGAQPHLVNIQFQKKVKLQLVVLYVDFKLDESYTPSKISIRAGDGFHNLKEIKAVELAKPTGWMYISLSGSDPRETFVNTFMLQIAVLSNHLNGRDTHVRQIKVYGPRPNPIPHQPFQFTSTEFITYSTLR encoded by the exons ATGGCGGAATCGTCCGAGGGGGAGGAGGAAGGGAAGTTGACGGGAGGGAACCAGCAGCTGATGGTGGACGATGACCTCCGGGAGATGGGAAAGAAGGCAGCTTGGAGCGTCAGCTCCTGCAAGCCCGGAAACGGGGTCGCTTCCCTCCGAGACGACAATCTCGATACCTACTGGCA GTCAGATGGTGCACAGCCTCATCTAGTGAATATCCAGTTCCAGAAGAAAGTTAAACTTCAATTAGTTGTTCTTTACGTCGATTTCAAGCTTGATGAGAGCTACACACCTAGTAAGATCTCAATTCGTGCTGGCGATGGTTTCCACAACTTGAAG GAGATAAAAGCAGTGGAGCTTGCTAAGCCAACTGGCTGGATGTACATCTCATTGTCTGGGAGTGATCCAAG GGAAACTTTTGTGAATACTTTCATGTTGCAAATAGCAGTATTGTCTAATCATCTGAATGGAAGGGATACTCATGTGCGCCAAATCAAAGTTTATGGGCCTCGACC GAATCCCATCCCACACCAACCATTTCAGTTCACTTCGACTGAGTTCATTACTTACTCTACTCTCAG GTAA
- the LOC105176097 gene encoding U-box domain-containing protein 5: protein MGNHVAEVMEGLPSARTIKVHAQMCSELLKVVAKVSKVFPEIEAARPRCSSGLEALCLLNNGIAKAKSLLQHCSESSALYLALTGDAILSRCKKSRNLLEQSLSQIQNMVPVMLAAKISGIIADLRSAVFWLDPSEEEAGRVLRELLHRYGSTIDSTEEATLAAVQTVSSLLHISSPKALLIEKRSIRKLLEKFGESEPSKRKILSFFLSLLNKYGKIIVKEPNHNGSSEREDLYPFERPYDLSGEVELRANYRSNAQIDMLSRPVPPLEFICPLSSRLMYDPVVIASGQTYERMWIQKWFDEGHDTCPKTNRKLNHLSFTSNTGMKDLITKWCSMHGVSIPDPEIQQTLVKSWETSMNSIASLSSSMNDLYLPLDLSNTLLGSSQGSNLYKNIGDNEKPSHQIDMEEFSRLPWDSQCIAVEDVKKLLKHNDESWSVIPSEKFIPLILGFLKDAHDLHDVEAQMTGCLLLFEFVHKNRNSISYMKEDAYDLLASFLDTEVSEQALAILEELSFDQHCGHRIAASAAFIGILNIIDSRIKELLEPALKILCNLSSNGDVDSFIIPSMFIPKLVPLFEDDNLARYCITILKNLCHNEDGRMYVAETDGCIASISKLLEKDSHDDQEHAVCVLLSLCSQRLEYCHLVMDEGVIPGLVSVSINGNKKAKAMAMELLRILKEELNARGESSRSDVSTDSSKQQKDKNPPKARGLFGKFFSKPSALAARKKK, encoded by the exons ATGGGAAATCATGTCGCCGAAGTTATGGAAGGATTGCCATCGGCTCGAACCATTAAG GTGCATGCTCAAATGTGTTCAGAACTATTAAAAGTGGTCGCCAAAGTTTCAAAAGTTTTTCCAGAGATAGAAGCAGCCCGTCCTCGATGCTCGTCAGGATTGGAGGCACTTTGCTTGTTAAACAATGGGATTGCCAAAGCTAAGTCTCTGCTACAGCACTGCAGTGAGTCCAGCGCACTTTATTTG GCTCTTACTGGAGATGCTATACTGTCGAGATGTAAAAAATCAAGGAACTTATTGGAGCAGAGTCTCAGCCAAATTCAGAATATGGTTCCAGTGATGTTGGCTGCAAAG ATTTCTGGAATTATTGCTGATCTTAGGAGTGCGGTGTTTTGGTTGGATCCATCTGAAGAGGAGGCTGGGAGGGTGCTACGGGAATTGCTTCATAGATACGGTTCCACTATTGATTCCACAGAAGAAGCTACACTTGCTGCTGTTCAGACTGTTTCCTCCCTGCTTCATATTTCGTCTCCGAAAGCTCTATTAATTGAGAAAAGATCCATCAGAAAGCTTCTTGAGAAATTTGGTGAAAGCGAACCGAGTAAGAGGAAGATCTTATCATTTTTTCTGAGTCTTCTGAACAAATATGGAAAGATTATAGTGAAAGAGCCAAACCACAATGGTTCGTCAGAACGTGAAGATCTCTATCCATTTGAAAGACCTTATGATTTATCAGGTGAAGTGGAACTCCGTGcaaattataggtcaaatgCTCAGATTGACATGTTAAGTAGGCCTGTTCCACCTCTGGAATTCATATGCCCTTTATCATCGAGGTTAATGTACGATCCTGTTGTCATTGCTTCGGGTCAAACATATGAAAGGATGTGGATCCAGAAGTGGTTTGATGAAGGTCATGACACATGCCCAAAAACGAACAGGAAGCTCAACCATTTGTCGTTCACATCAAATACTGGCATGAAAGACCTAATCACGAAATGGTGTTCCATGCATGGCGTGTCTATTCCTGACCCAGAAATTCAGCAAACACTAGTTAAGTCTTGGGAAACCTCTATGAATTCCATTGCTAGCCTGAGCAGTTCCATGAATGATCTATATCTTCCGCTGGATCTCAGCAACACGTTACTTGGATCTAGTCAGGGTTCAAACCTGTACAAGAATATTGGTGATAATGAGAAACCCTCACATCAGATAGATATGGAGGAATTCAGTAGGCTTCCATGGGATTCTCAGTGCATTGCTGTTGAAGATGTCAAAAAGCTATTGAAACACAATGATGAATCTTGGTCAGTAATTCCATCTGAAAAGTTCATTCCGCTAATCCTTGGGTTTTTGAAGGATGCTCACGACCTTCATGATGTAGAAGCACAGATGACCGGATGCCTattattgtttgaatttgtgcACAAAAACAG AAACAGTATATCGTACATGAAGGAAGACGCATATGATCTTTTGGCATCGTTTCTTGATACAGAGGTATCCGAGCAAGCTCTCGCCATATTGGAGGAGCTGTCCTTCGACCAACATTGTGGTCACAGAATTGCAGCATCTGCTGCATTTATTGGCATCTTGAACATTATTGACAGCCGGATTAAGGAATTGCTGGAGCCTGCcttgaaaatattgtgtaaCTTGTCTTCAAATGGTGATGTTGATTCCTTCATCATTCCTTCCATGTTCATTCCCAAACTAGTCCCACTTTTTGAGGATGATAATTTGGCAAGATACTGTATCACCATTTTGAAGAATTTGTGCCACAATGAAGACGGTAGGATGTATGTTGCAGAAACCGATGGTTGTATCGCTTCAATATCCAAACTGCTTGAGAAAGACAGTCATGATGACCAAGAGCATGCCGTCTGTGTACTTCTTTCTTTGTGCTCTCAGCGTCTCGAGTACTGTCACTTGGTTATGGACGAGGGCGTTATCCCAGGCCTCGTCAGTGTCTCCATCAACGGGAACAAGAAAGCGAAGGCTATGGCAATGGAACTACTGCGGATTCTGAAAGAAGAATTAAATGCTAGGGGAGAGAGCTCAAGATCAGATGTTAGCACAGACTCCAGCAAACAacagaaagataaaaatcCTCCTAAAGCACGAGGATTGTTCGggaaatttttctcaaaaccAAGTGCTTTGGCTGcaaggaagaaaaaatag